From the Oceanivirga salmonicida genome, the window GGAGGTATATTATGAAAAAAAAACCTATAATAGGTATTTCTTCTAGCATAATGATAGATACCAAGTTTTTTCTAGGTTATGAAAAATCTTATGTGAATTATGATTATGTAAAGGCTGTTCTAAAAGCAGGTGGAATACCCATTATTATACCATTTAATGAATGTGAAGAAGTTACAATTGAGTTAACTAAAAATTTAGATGGTTTGATTTTATCAGGAGGGCACGATGTATCACCATATAATTATGGGCAAGAACCACATCCTAAATTAGGCGAAACTTTTCCTGAAAGAGATAAGTTTGATTATATTTTATTAAGAGAGTGTAAAAAATTAAAAGTACCTATTTTAGGAATATGCCGAGGTATGCAAATTATTAATACTTACGAAGGTGGAACATTATTTCAAGATTTATCATTAATAAATTCAGCTAATGTTTTAAAGCACAATCAAGGTTCTAAACCAACTTTAGAAACACATAAAGTAAAAATAGAAAAAAATACTATATTATATGATATTGTTCAAAAAGAAGAAATGATGGTAAATTCATTTCATCATCAAGCAGTAGACAAAGTTGCAAATAATTATAAGGTAGCAGCAGTTGCTAGTGATGGAGTAGTAGAATCTATTATTTCTGAAAAAGATGAATTTATATTAGCTGTTCAATGGCACCCAGAAATGTTACATGCTAAATCAGAAACTGCTAATCAAATATTTAAGGCACTAGTAGATAAGGCAGGTGATTATAGTGCAAAAAGAAAGTAAAATGAAGTTTTGGTCTATAGTTTTATTGACTATAAACTCAATTATTGGAACAGGTATATTTTTGTCGCCAGGTTCAGTTGTAAAACAAGCAGGGAGTAAAGCTCCTTTAATTTATTTAGCAGCAGCAATATTTGCATCTATATTAGCAATAAGCTTTGCGTCAGCATCTAAATATGTAGTTAAACCGGGAGCAGCTTATGCATATGCAAAAGCATCTTTTGGAGATGCAATGGGTTCATATGTTGGTATAACTAGGG encodes:
- a CDS encoding gamma-glutamyl-gamma-aminobutyrate hydrolase family protein: MKKKPIIGISSSIMIDTKFFLGYEKSYVNYDYVKAVLKAGGIPIIIPFNECEEVTIELTKNLDGLILSGGHDVSPYNYGQEPHPKLGETFPERDKFDYILLRECKKLKVPILGICRGMQIINTYEGGTLFQDLSLINSANVLKHNQGSKPTLETHKVKIEKNTILYDIVQKEEMMVNSFHHQAVDKVANNYKVAAVASDGVVESIISEKDEFILAVQWHPEMLHAKSETANQIFKALVDKAGDYSAKRK